One Microcoleus sp. AS-A8 DNA window includes the following coding sequences:
- a CDS encoding HAD family hydrolase codes for MQQPKVIFLDAVGTLFGVRGSVGEVYSAIAQRYGVQVPIDPLNQAFVQAFANTNPPVFPGCYPDEIPQCEFEWWRVIAQRTFQQVGVLHQFVDFDDFFDQLYNYFATAEPWFIYPDVLPALQAWQRIGIEMGIVSNFDSRLDYVLDALNLKEFFTSITVSTQAGVAKPDSRIFSIALQKHLCEPQEAWHIGDSFTQDFQGAKAAGIRAILLERKNQMLGA; via the coding sequence ATGCAACAACCGAAAGTGATTTTTCTCGATGCCGTCGGTACGCTGTTCGGGGTTCGGGGGAGTGTGGGCGAGGTGTATAGTGCGATCGCGCAAAGGTATGGCGTTCAAGTCCCAATTGACCCATTGAACCAAGCCTTTGTCCAAGCTTTTGCCAACACCAACCCCCCAGTTTTTCCTGGATGTTACCCTGACGAGATTCCCCAGTGCGAATTTGAGTGGTGGCGCGTGATTGCCCAGCGCACGTTTCAACAAGTTGGCGTGCTTCACCAATTTGTTGATTTCGATGATTTTTTTGACCAACTCTACAATTACTTTGCCACGGCTGAACCTTGGTTTATCTATCCCGATGTGCTTCCGGCTTTGCAGGCGTGGCAACGGATTGGGATTGAGATGGGTATTGTGTCTAATTTTGATTCCCGTCTTGATTATGTATTAGACGCGCTGAACCTAAAGGAGTTTTTTACCTCTATCACCGTTTCTACCCAGGCGGGTGTCGCTAAACCTGACTCCCGAATTTTTTCCATTGCCTTACAAAAACATTTGTGTGAACCTCAGGAGGCATGGCATATTGGGGATAGCTTTACCCAAGACTTCCAGGGGGCTAAGGCCGCGGGCATCCGAGCCATTTTACTGGAACGCAAGAATCAGATGCTAGGAGCTTGA
- a CDS encoding WD40 repeat domain-containing protein translates to MITLRHLGTGKILRTLTKHTDSIYALCLSQDGQTLVSGGRDKTAIVWNLSTIGNYHSISPTSRSIGDGLMYSFMGHSDSINCIAMNRNGKILITGSEDSTIHLWNLETRNFIAHLEEHEAGVKALALTPNGKILVSGSADHTIKVWRLPKVKAPANILTGHSDGVKCLAISPNGKILASGSQDKTIKLWELDTGELINTLVGHWDEVNSLVFSPDGQTLISCSRDENIQLWNLSTGKQLHSLSGHQGAVATVAITPDGHPLVSSSWDHTIRVWGIKD, encoded by the coding sequence ATGATTACACTACGGCACCTGGGAACTGGCAAAATTCTCCGTACTCTTACCAAACATACGGATTCAATTTATGCCCTATGTTTAAGTCAAGATGGGCAAACTCTGGTCAGTGGCGGTCGGGACAAGACGGCGATAGTTTGGAATCTCAGCACCATAGGTAACTATCATTCGATTTCTCCCACCAGTCGAAGCATCGGTGATGGACTCATGTATAGCTTCATGGGACATTCTGATTCGATTAACTGTATTGCCATGAACCGGAATGGGAAAATACTGATTACTGGCAGTGAAGACAGTACGATCCATCTGTGGAATTTAGAGACGCGTAACTTTATTGCCCACTTAGAGGAACATGAAGCTGGGGTAAAAGCGCTCGCCTTGACACCGAATGGGAAAATCCTGGTGAGTGGTAGTGCTGACCATACGATTAAGGTGTGGCGACTCCCGAAAGTCAAAGCCCCAGCTAATATCCTAACTGGACATTCAGACGGGGTGAAATGTCTGGCGATTAGTCCTAATGGAAAGATACTGGCAAGTGGAAGTCAGGATAAGACCATCAAGCTATGGGAGTTGGATACAGGAGAACTGATCAACACTCTGGTTGGACATTGGGACGAAGTCAATAGTCTGGTGTTCAGTCCCGATGGGCAAACGCTAATCAGTTGCAGTCGGGATGAGAACATTCAACTGTGGAATCTGAGTACCGGAAAACAACTGCACAGCTTGTCAGGACATCAAGGTGCTGTTGCGACTGTTGCCATAACGCCCGATGGACACCCCCTCGTCAGTAGTAGTTGGGATCATACGATTCGGGTATGGGGAATAAAAGACTAA